The following are encoded together in the Chanodichthys erythropterus isolate Z2021 chromosome 16, ASM2448905v1, whole genome shotgun sequence genome:
- the LOC137003742 gene encoding polymeric immunoglobulin receptor-like produces the protein MQFILIFLWLKGSECATGSASKVLIVQTGGSVIIQCYYDRKYTEHKKYWCFDAYGAYNYCNILAYANETKGKVSVTDHPDQSFFTVTMRDLQDKDTGSYWCAVDIEGIFEVDETEQLHLIVQSAPDVSVVSSSVSGHEGGNVSVQCFYTSGYQNELKQWCRYKDQSCYTVGRTDTSHNSSVQISDDGRRSFTVLMTGLRLSDSGWFFCSAGDQQASVQLTVTDPHVPVTEPKPAVVTNEAFERNSNCENRHRH, from the exons ATGCAGTTCATCTTGATTTTTCTTTGGCTTAAAG GTTCTGAATGCGCAACAGGATCAGCCAGCAAAGTGTTAATAGTTCAGACTGGAGGATCGGTCATTATTCAATGTTATTATGACAGGAAATACACAGAACACAAGAAATACTGGTGCTTTGATGCCTATGGAGCATACAATTACTGCAACATTCTGGCATATGCTAATGAAACCAAAGGAAAAGTGTCAGTAACTGATCATCCAGATCAGAGTTTCTTTACTGTGACTATGAGAGACCTGCAGGATAAAGACACTGGATCTTACTGGTGTGCTGTGGATATTGAAGGAATATTTGAAGTGGATGAAACAGAGCAGCTTCATCTCATAGTTCAATCAG CTCCTGATGTGTCTGTGGTGAGCAGCAGTGTATCTGGACATGAAGGTGGTAATGTCAGTGTCCAGTGTTTCTACACTTCTGGATATCAGAATGAACTCAAACAGTGGTGCAGATATAAAGATCAGAGTTGTTACACAGTGGGGAGGACTGACACATCCCACAATTCATCAGTCCAGATCAGTGATGATGGGAGAAGATCCTTCACTGTGTTGATGACTGGACTGAGACTCAGTGATTCTGGATGGTTCTTCTGCTCTGCTGGAGATCAACAGGCTTCTGTTCAACTCACTGTCACTG ATCCACATGTTCCTGTTACTGAACCAAAACCAG CAGTTGTGACCAATGAAGCTTTTGAGAGAAACAG
- the LOC137002674 gene encoding CMRF35-like molecule 9: MRDLQDKDTGSYWCAVEIEGIFQVDETEQLHLTVQSAPDVSVVSSSVSGHEGCNVSVQCFYTSRYQNELKQWCRYKDQSCYTVGRTDTSQRSSVQISDDGRRSFTVLMTGLRLSDSGWFFCSVGDQQASVQLTVTVPDISLGDPHVPVSVTEPKPAVVTTEAFERNGHYGYLEVWISVVVLLLLMVAVVVSAIILRNKHITDRSNTHITEMIRDGVSDAGNAFSSSSVVAENHVTYSSVTIRPKTKASSPVSVEDEVTYSSVNNQCTLLRKYEHNCTELELFPCIITNAKQKISQYR; the protein is encoded by the exons ATGAGAGACCTGCAGGATAAAGACACTGGATCTTACTGGTGTGCTGTGGAGATTGAAGGAATATTTCAAGTGGATGAAACAGAGCAGCTTCATCTCACAGTTCAATCAG CTCCTGATGTGTCTGTGGTGAGCAGCAGTGTATCTGGACATGAAGGGTGTAATGTCAGTGTCCAGTGTTTCTACACTTCTAGATATCAGAATGAACTCAAACAGTGGTGCAGATATAAAGATCAGAGCTGTTACACAGTGGGGAGAACTGACACATCCCAGAGATCATCAGTCCAGATCAGTGATGATGGGAGAAGATCCTTCACTGTGTTGATGACTGGACTGAGACTCAGTGATTCTGGATGGTTCTTCTGCTCAGTAGGAGATCAACAGGCTTCTGTTCAACTCACTGTCACTG TTCCTGATATCTCTCTTGGAGATCCACATGTTCCTGTTTCTGTCACTGAACCAAAACCAG CAGTTGTGACCACAGAAGCATTTGAGAGAAACGG GCATTATGGGTATCTGGAGGTGTGGATTTCGGTGGTTGTTCTGTTGCTGCTGATGGTGGCTGTGGTTGTGTCAGCCATAATATTGAGAAATAAGCACA TAACAGACAGAAGTAACACCCACATCACAGAGATGATAAGAGACGGAGTCAGTGACGCA GGAAACGCTTTCAGTTCATCATCAGTGGTTGCAGAGAATCATGTGACTTACAGCTCTGTGACAATACGACCTAAAACTAAAGCA AGCAGCCCAGTCTCTGTGGAGGACGAGGTGACCTACAGCTCTGTGAACAATCA GTGCACGCTCCTGAGAAAATATGAACATAACTGCACTGAACTTGAACTTTTTCCATGCATCATTACAAATGCAAAGCAAAAAATCTCTCAAtatagataa